The following coding sequences lie in one Sorghum bicolor cultivar BTx623 chromosome 6, Sorghum_bicolor_NCBIv3, whole genome shotgun sequence genomic window:
- the LOC8056612 gene encoding ORM1-like protein 3 has translation MAKLYVQAVPPPDLNRNTEWFMYPGVWTTYILILFFCWILVLSVFGCAPGTAWTLVNLGHFAITYHFFHWKKGTPFADDQGMYNTLTWWEQMDNGKQLTRNRKFLTAVPVVLYLIASHTTDYQHPMLFLNTLAVIVLVVAKLPNMHKVRIFGINAGS, from the exons ATGGCGAAGCTGTACGTGCAGGCGGTGCCGCCCCCGGATCTGAACAGGAACACGGAGTGGTTCATGTACCCCGGGGTCTGGACCACCTACATCCTCATCCTCTTCTTCTGCTGGATCCTCGTCCTCTCCGTCTTCGGCTGCGCCCCCGGCACGGCGTGGACGCTCGTCAACCTCGGCCACTTCGCG ATCACATATCATTTTTTCCACTGGAAGAAGGGGACTCCATTTGCTGATGACCAGGGGATGTATAACACATTGACATGGTGGGAACAAATGGACAATGGCAAACAGCTTACACGCAACCGAAAGTTTCTGACTGCAGTTCCTGTCGTTCT GTACCTCATAGCTTCCCACACGACAGATTATCAGCATCCTATGCTCTTCCTCAACACCCTAGCAGTCATTGTGCTGGTTGTTGCCAAACTACCAAACATGCACAAGGTTCGGATTTTTGGTATCAATGCTGGAAGCTAA
- the LOC8057599 gene encoding uncharacterized protein LOC8057599 isoform X1, translating to MEAALGALCRAGGWSYAAVWRFHPQDPRLLTLGDCYSEDEAKTMVQKMLNLVEIVGEGILGEALVSGECQWIYDDTCHVLNQTSHADNRDLYLDYTWWQHQFLNGIKTIAVLPLQLQGLVQFGSTRKVPRSSILLNQVRDIFDRMKNASSDGPMEYTHNSLAYGQQPILASLISANDMLVHNKVNPLQTEKPEENIEITESTRSSMCSPSNSQRSLNDLTSHGTGNTSTDTHILAMPVNSKTIYELKRFDNVTKLFHQSADDRVGFQVNPSKEPGSIIAGVMSGYKSSNNIHRTENDSCDQNTEYTPYLYTTTNSANSGLDELSYSGTGLSSSFTAVSGKVKNCLQTESDKFLCKSVSFSSNPCASKIQENRLSPYHALMHEQSLIPDDPGESVRLLSHEESFNVQGDSMQFEDGTRFTCQDNSTFPELPNRSPEEATAETLEKESSGNNSLLETMMLDLSTNSFVQDWWDDSVLLAENLPNSSEKHSEPAIELANRHSLPTGERGLPFIPVIEQLLGDVAHPPAGHSSLEVDATALAGRVSDYQLPQFAFRDCLTAHNAQVPSLACSNYTSRTGSAQNGSSEVPSANISVDDTCSFNTANSKGSQSSNPEGKVAKRRARAGESTRPRPKDRQLIQDRVKELREIVPNGAKCSIDALLERTIKHMLFLQSVNKYAEKIKQADEPKIIDKESGVVLKDNPDAGRNGGATWAYEVAGQTMVCPIIIEDLSPPGQMLVEMLCEERGLFLEIADNIRGFGLTILKGQMELRDGKIWSRFLVEANREVTRMDIFLSLVKLLEQNSLVRSTDQMAKVMNNGVPSFANHQRSPMPVPVGIAERLQ from the exons ATGGAGGCGGCGCTGGGGGCGCTGTGCCGCGCCGGAGGGTGGTCGTACGCGGCCGTCTGGCGCTTCCATCCCCAAGACCCTCG GTTGCTCACATTGGGGGACTGCTACTCTGAAGATGAGGCAAAAACAATGGTTCAGAAGATGCTTAATCTCGTTGAAATTGTTGGGGAAGG CATCCTAGGAGAAGCTCTAGTAAGCGGAGAGTGTCAATGGATTTACGACGATACTTGCCATGTGTTGAATCAGACAAGCCATGCTGATAACAGAGACTTATATCTG GATTATACTTGGTGGCAGCATCAGTTTCTGAATGGGATAAAG ACTATTGCAGTATTGCCTCTTCAGTTACAGGGACTGGTGCAATTTGGTTCCACACGGAAG GTTCCCAGGAGTTCAATTCTTTTGAATCAAGTCAGAGATATATTTGATCGGATGAAGAATGCTTCAAGCGATGGTCCAATGGAATATACCCACAACTCTCTTGCATATGGTCAGCAACCTATCCTTGCTTCATTGATATCTGCCAATGACATGCTCGTACATAATAAGGTCAACCCATTGCAAACTGAGAAACCTGAGGAGAATATTGAGATAACAGAATCTACAAGGAGTTCGATGTGTTCTCCAAGCAATTCACAAAGATCTTTAAATGATTTAACCTCCCATGGTACTGGAAACACCAGTACGGATACTCATATATTGGCCATGCCTGTTAACTCCAAGACTATATATGAGCTTAAACGATTTGATAACGTCACTAAGTTGTTTCATCAAAGTGCTGATGACAGAGTTGGTTTTCAAGTGAATCCTAGTAAAGAGCCTGGTTCTATTATTGCTGGTGTAATGTCAGGATACAAAAGTTCGAACAATATTCATAGGACAGAAAATGATTCATGTGATCAAAACACAGAATATACCCCATACCTTTACACTACCACCAACTCTGCAAATTCTGGCTTAGATGAACTTTCTTATTCTGGCACTGGTTTGTCGTCATCGTTTACAGCAGTATCTGGAAAAGTTAAAAACTGCCTGCAAACTGAGAGTGACAAGTTTCTATGTAAGTCTGTATCATTCAGCAGCAACCCTTGTGCTTCTAAAATCCAAGAAAATCGCCTATCACCATACCATGCCCTCATGCATGAACAATCCCTGATACCTGACGATCCTGGAGAATCTGTGAGGCTCCTCTCACATGAAGAATCATTTAATGTTCAAGGTGACTCAATGCAATTCGAGGATGGTACCCGCTTTACATGCCAGGATAACAGTACATTTCCTGAATTACCAAACAGATCACCTGAAGAAGCTACTGCTGAAACTTTAGAAAAGGAAAGTAGTGGAAATAACAGTCTGCTGGAAACTATGATGCTTGATCTTAGCACTAATAGCTTTGTGCAAGATTGGTGGGATGATAGTGTTCTACTGGCAGAAAACCTTCCAAATTCAAGTGAAAAGCACTCAGAGCCTGCTATAGAATTGGCCAATAGGCATTCATTGCCAACTGGGGAGAGAGGCTTGCCTTTCATACCTGTCATCGAACAATTACTAGGTGATGTTGCACATCCACCTGCTGGACATAGTTCGCTTGAGGTTGATGCTACTGCTTTAGCTGGCCGTGTTTCAGATTATCAGCTGCCTCAGTTTGCTTTTCGAGATTGCCTAACAGCACACAATGCACAAGTCCCATCACTGGCCTGCAGTAATTATACATCCAGAACCGGAAGTGCCCAAAATGGTTCTTCAGAAGTGCCATCAGCAAACATATCTGTGGATGACACCTGCAGTTTCAACACAGCAAATTCCAAGGGAAGTCAGTCGAGTAATCCTGAGGGTAAGGTTGCCAAGAGAAGAGCTAGAGCTGGGGAGAGTACCAGACCTAGACCAAAAGACAGACAACTGATACAAGATCGCGTTAAAGAATTACGAGAGATTGTCCCTAATGGTGCAAAG tGTAGCATTGACGCTTTGTTGGAGCGAACAATTAAGCATATGCTGTTTCTACAAAGTGTAAACAAATATGCAGAGAAAATTAAGCAAGCTGATGAACCAAAG ATAATCGACAAAGAGAGTGGTGTTGTCTTGAAAGACAACCCAGATGCTGGCAGAAATGGTGGTGCCACGTGGGCCTACGAGGTTGCTGGGCAAACCATGGTTTGCCCAATAATCATTGAGGATCTTTCACCACCTGGTCAGATGCTTGTTGAG ATGCTTTGCGAGGAACGTGGGCTCTTTCTGGAGATAGCTGACAACATACGTGGATTTGGTCTCacgatattgaaaggacagatGGAGCTCCGTGATGGCAAGATATGGTCGCGGTTTCTTGTTGAG GCAAACAGAGAAGTCACAAGGATGGATATATTTTTGTCGCTTGTTAAGTTACTGGAACAGAACAGCCTTGTTCGATCTACCGACCAAATGGCTAAGGTCATGAATAATGGGGTTCCATCATTTGCAAACCATCAGCGATCTCCAATGCCAGTTCCAGTGGGCATTGCTGAGAGACTACAGTGA
- the LOC8057599 gene encoding uncharacterized protein LOC8057599 isoform X2 — protein MQTIAVLPLQLQGLVQFGSTRKVPRSSILLNQVRDIFDRMKNASSDGPMEYTHNSLAYGQQPILASLISANDMLVHNKVNPLQTEKPEENIEITESTRSSMCSPSNSQRSLNDLTSHGTGNTSTDTHILAMPVNSKTIYELKRFDNVTKLFHQSADDRVGFQVNPSKEPGSIIAGVMSGYKSSNNIHRTENDSCDQNTEYTPYLYTTTNSANSGLDELSYSGTGLSSSFTAVSGKVKNCLQTESDKFLCKSVSFSSNPCASKIQENRLSPYHALMHEQSLIPDDPGESVRLLSHEESFNVQGDSMQFEDGTRFTCQDNSTFPELPNRSPEEATAETLEKESSGNNSLLETMMLDLSTNSFVQDWWDDSVLLAENLPNSSEKHSEPAIELANRHSLPTGERGLPFIPVIEQLLGDVAHPPAGHSSLEVDATALAGRVSDYQLPQFAFRDCLTAHNAQVPSLACSNYTSRTGSAQNGSSEVPSANISVDDTCSFNTANSKGSQSSNPEGKVAKRRARAGESTRPRPKDRQLIQDRVKELREIVPNGAKCSIDALLERTIKHMLFLQSVNKYAEKIKQADEPKIIDKESGVVLKDNPDAGRNGGATWAYEVAGQTMVCPIIIEDLSPPGQMLVEMLCEERGLFLEIADNIRGFGLTILKGQMELRDGKIWSRFLVEANREVTRMDIFLSLVKLLEQNSLVRSTDQMAKVMNNGVPSFANHQRSPMPVPVGIAERLQ, from the exons ATGCAGACTATTGCAGTATTGCCTCTTCAGTTACAGGGACTGGTGCAATTTGGTTCCACACGGAAG GTTCCCAGGAGTTCAATTCTTTTGAATCAAGTCAGAGATATATTTGATCGGATGAAGAATGCTTCAAGCGATGGTCCAATGGAATATACCCACAACTCTCTTGCATATGGTCAGCAACCTATCCTTGCTTCATTGATATCTGCCAATGACATGCTCGTACATAATAAGGTCAACCCATTGCAAACTGAGAAACCTGAGGAGAATATTGAGATAACAGAATCTACAAGGAGTTCGATGTGTTCTCCAAGCAATTCACAAAGATCTTTAAATGATTTAACCTCCCATGGTACTGGAAACACCAGTACGGATACTCATATATTGGCCATGCCTGTTAACTCCAAGACTATATATGAGCTTAAACGATTTGATAACGTCACTAAGTTGTTTCATCAAAGTGCTGATGACAGAGTTGGTTTTCAAGTGAATCCTAGTAAAGAGCCTGGTTCTATTATTGCTGGTGTAATGTCAGGATACAAAAGTTCGAACAATATTCATAGGACAGAAAATGATTCATGTGATCAAAACACAGAATATACCCCATACCTTTACACTACCACCAACTCTGCAAATTCTGGCTTAGATGAACTTTCTTATTCTGGCACTGGTTTGTCGTCATCGTTTACAGCAGTATCTGGAAAAGTTAAAAACTGCCTGCAAACTGAGAGTGACAAGTTTCTATGTAAGTCTGTATCATTCAGCAGCAACCCTTGTGCTTCTAAAATCCAAGAAAATCGCCTATCACCATACCATGCCCTCATGCATGAACAATCCCTGATACCTGACGATCCTGGAGAATCTGTGAGGCTCCTCTCACATGAAGAATCATTTAATGTTCAAGGTGACTCAATGCAATTCGAGGATGGTACCCGCTTTACATGCCAGGATAACAGTACATTTCCTGAATTACCAAACAGATCACCTGAAGAAGCTACTGCTGAAACTTTAGAAAAGGAAAGTAGTGGAAATAACAGTCTGCTGGAAACTATGATGCTTGATCTTAGCACTAATAGCTTTGTGCAAGATTGGTGGGATGATAGTGTTCTACTGGCAGAAAACCTTCCAAATTCAAGTGAAAAGCACTCAGAGCCTGCTATAGAATTGGCCAATAGGCATTCATTGCCAACTGGGGAGAGAGGCTTGCCTTTCATACCTGTCATCGAACAATTACTAGGTGATGTTGCACATCCACCTGCTGGACATAGTTCGCTTGAGGTTGATGCTACTGCTTTAGCTGGCCGTGTTTCAGATTATCAGCTGCCTCAGTTTGCTTTTCGAGATTGCCTAACAGCACACAATGCACAAGTCCCATCACTGGCCTGCAGTAATTATACATCCAGAACCGGAAGTGCCCAAAATGGTTCTTCAGAAGTGCCATCAGCAAACATATCTGTGGATGACACCTGCAGTTTCAACACAGCAAATTCCAAGGGAAGTCAGTCGAGTAATCCTGAGGGTAAGGTTGCCAAGAGAAGAGCTAGAGCTGGGGAGAGTACCAGACCTAGACCAAAAGACAGACAACTGATACAAGATCGCGTTAAAGAATTACGAGAGATTGTCCCTAATGGTGCAAAG tGTAGCATTGACGCTTTGTTGGAGCGAACAATTAAGCATATGCTGTTTCTACAAAGTGTAAACAAATATGCAGAGAAAATTAAGCAAGCTGATGAACCAAAG ATAATCGACAAAGAGAGTGGTGTTGTCTTGAAAGACAACCCAGATGCTGGCAGAAATGGTGGTGCCACGTGGGCCTACGAGGTTGCTGGGCAAACCATGGTTTGCCCAATAATCATTGAGGATCTTTCACCACCTGGTCAGATGCTTGTTGAG ATGCTTTGCGAGGAACGTGGGCTCTTTCTGGAGATAGCTGACAACATACGTGGATTTGGTCTCacgatattgaaaggacagatGGAGCTCCGTGATGGCAAGATATGGTCGCGGTTTCTTGTTGAG GCAAACAGAGAAGTCACAAGGATGGATATATTTTTGTCGCTTGTTAAGTTACTGGAACAGAACAGCCTTGTTCGATCTACCGACCAAATGGCTAAGGTCATGAATAATGGGGTTCCATCATTTGCAAACCATCAGCGATCTCCAATGCCAGTTCCAGTGGGCATTGCTGAGAGACTACAGTGA
- the LOC8057598 gene encoding aluminum-activated malate transporter 10 produces MEMAAAAKGPASAPEWRVTVPEGASAVAVEHEACRAARAWAWLVSCALAFRDRVLGFGRRVWRIGADDPRRAVHGLKVGLALTLVSVFYYTRPLYDGVGGAAMWAVLTVVVVFEYTVGGCVYKGFNRAFATASAGVIALGVHWIASKTDEKFQPFIRSGSVFVLAAMATFSRFIPTVKARFDYGVTIFILTYSLVAVSGYRVDALVAMAQQRVCTIAIGVSMCVAICALICPVWAGQELHRATVRNMDKLADAVEACVQDYFVAAGEQANKQQQSSKKAAEGYKCVLNSKASEDSQANLARWEPAHGRFAFRHPYGQYRNVGAAMRHCAYCVEALRGCVRSAETQAAAPCHARRHLAGACARVAARCATALRAASSSVDTMTTSRGLDLAVVEMNAAVEELQADLRSLPSRLLLADATTTAEPAAPMVGAAQLFTITSLLIEVSLRIEGVADAVDMLANLANFESADDENEKPAKNVIKESEGNGTMKTLEQA; encoded by the exons ATGGAGATGGCCGCGGCGGCGAAGGGGCCAGCTAGTGCCCCGGAGTGGCGGGTGACGGTGCCGGAGGGCGcctcggcggtggcggtggagcACGAGGCCTGCCGGGCCGCGCGGGCGTGGGCGTGGCTGGTCTCGTGCGCGCTCGCGTTCAGGGACAGGGTGCTCGGGTTCGGCAGGCGTGTCTGGAGGATCGGCGCCGACGACCCCAGGAGGGCAGTGCACGGCCTCAAGGTCGGCCTCGCCCTCACGCTGGTCTCCGTGTTCTACTACACCAGGCCCCTCTACGacggcgtcggcggcgccgCCATGTGGGCCGTCctcaccgtcgtcgtcgtcttcgaGTACACTGTCG GTGGCTGTGTGTACAAGGGGTTCAACCGAGCCTTCGCCACGGCCAGTGCCGGTGTCATCGCGCTTGGCGTGCATTGGATCGCCAGCAAGACCGATGAAAAGTTTCAGCCGTTCATCAGAAGTGGCTCAGTTTTTGTGCTTG CTGCGATGGCGACGTTCTCTCGCTTCATCCCGACGGTGAAGGCGCGGTTCGACTACGGCGTCACCATATTCATCCTGACCTACAGCCTGGTGGCCGTGTCGGGCTACCGCGTGGACGCGCTCGTGGCGATGGCGCAGCAGCGGGTGTGCACCATCGCCATCGGCGTCTCCATGTGCGTCGCGATCTGCGCGCTCATCTGCCCCGTGTGGGCCGGCCAGGAGCTGCACCGCGCCACCGTGCgcaacatggacaagctcgcgGACGCCGTCGAGGCCTGCGTCCAGGACTACTTCGTCGCCGCCGGGGAGCAGGCGAACAAGCAGCAGCAGTcctcgaagaaggcggcggAGGGGTACAAGTGCGTGCTCAACTCCAAGGCGTCCGAGGACTCGCAGGCCAACCTGGCGCGGTGGGAGCCCGCGCACGGCAGgttcgccttccgccacccgtACGGCCAGTACAGGAACGTCGGCGCCGCCATGCGCCACTGCGCCTACTGCGTGGAGGCCCTGCGCGGCTGCGTCCGCTCGGCGGAGACCCAGGCGGCGGCGCCCTGTCACGCCAGGCGGCACCTGGCCGGCGCGTGCGCGCGGGTGGCGGCGCGGTGCGCGACGGCGCTCAGGGCGGCGTCGAGCTCCGTGGACACGATGACGACGTCGCGGGGCCTGGACTTGGCCGTGGTGGAGATGAACGCCGCCGTGGAGGAGCTGCAGGCCGACCTGAGGTCGCTCCCGTCCAGGCTGCTTCTTGCCGATGCAACGACTACGGCGGAGCCCGCGGCGCCGATGGTGGGCGCGGCGCAGCTGTTCACGATCACCTCGCTGCTGATTGAGGTGTCCCTGAGGATCGAGGGCGTCGCGGACGCCGTCGACATGCTGGCGAACCTCGCCAACTTCGAGTCAGCAGACGACGAAAACGAAAAGCCCGCGAAAAACGTGATCAAAGAGTCGGAAGGGAATGGGACGATGAAGACGCTTGAGCAGGCCTAA